The stretch of DNA TTTGTGGTACAGCTTCATCGCATTAGTACGCCCTCCAAACAACGCTTCCCTAGGATTCAGTCTCTCAGGCATTCTATAGCTGCGCATGAACGCCATCACAGAGGGATCTGTCTGTTTCAGCTTCTGCCAATCACACTCCCACATCACCACCACGTTTAAGCCATGCCGTTGACTCAACGCTTCAACCTTCTGACAGAAGGTGTGGTACTGTTTGCCATACGACAGTTTACACACAGGATTAATCTCACTCTCCGCACAACATTTGGGGAATCCGTGAAACACACAACCTGCAAATTCAaagcatgtgtttgtgtctgtgtgaaaacCGTCCACATAATACGGTCCGACAGCCTGCTCTCCTCCCCGAAGGGCATGCTTGATCACAATATTGTGCCTGCGGGCCAAATACTCCAACCATTCAATAGAGACGTTAGAGTACGTCTTATGTTGGTAAATGTAAGCGGTGTCGTGGGTGAGAGCGAGTGGGTTTTTGTtgagaaagtttgttttatAGACACCCATCAGATACGACGCTATGGTCACATGTCTGAACGGATCGAGCCCCGCACACTCCTGCAGAGTCTCGCGGTAAATCAGACATGCCTTTCGCAGGACTTCCACATCGTTAACACAGTATTTGCGTATTTCATGCTGGAAGTCGAAGAGGCTTGTGTGCACGGGCTGGTACCACTCCATGAATTTAGCTTTAGCATCTGTGGTCATGTTGTCATACCCATAAAAGGATGGATCAGGATACGGGCCAATATAAAACTCGTTGGCCTTAGTATTAAATTTGTGAGGGAAATATCCCTTTTCCAAATCCTCGAACCCTAGTGCTGCTGGTGTCTTGGCAAGGCTCATGGGGAGGAAACTGAATGAATCAATCCAGCGTTGATCATAACAGTCATCATGCATTATTATTACCCTGCTACCTCTCATTGTGACGGAAGGAACAATTCTCTGTCTGACATAgtgttctaaaattaagtaactgTCAAAACCAGACGCGTTATGTGCTATAAATGTGTATCCACGATATTTTTCACATCTGTAATGCCTGATGAATGCGCCCACACACTTTGACGTGTTGTAGCAGAACTTGTTTCCCTGAAAATCCATGGCACAGACGAAGTTTGCTTCATGTTTACCATTTTCAAATCTGGTCTCGAAatcataaaatatgtatttatcaTTAGGCTTTTGTTTGTCGACAGGTTGAATGAAACACAGGTGCTGTGTTTCATCCTGAGTTTTCGCTTCGTGGCAGTGTGGACACTTCGCAGGCGTACAGACGTGTGCTGAATTCTTACAGTATCTATACACGCTACCACACTTGTCGCAGTATTTCATGTAAGCACATGGTATCTTATTGTGTTTCGGATCAGGTGTTTTGTGGTATTGATAACAGATGGAAGACTTACAAATGCGTTTACAGTCTTTATATCTGATGGTTGATTCGGAttgttgttgtcgttgttgctgttgtttacatGTTGCTGTATAACACACATTGCATGTCACATCACATTTATGCATGAGCGGACCTTCGTATGTTTTGTAACAAAGGTTACAGAAATACGAGCAGCCGAAAAATCCTGTGAGGTTTTTGATCAAATAGTAATGGTTATCATGGAGATACAGGAAAATTGTGTCGGGTCttgcttttgtgtctgtgtggaaagGCTGCACACGTTTACGCCCTGCAGAAGAGTGGTGGAATACTACAATTTTTATGTTTAAGCTCGATTCAAATTTACAGACATCTGAGAGCATCACCTGCTGTGTTATGTCTAGGCCTGCttttatgtgtgtctgtctagCTATGACGTCTTTttctggctctttttttttaggatggattttgtgtgtgagacacCTGCTGAAACACAGGTTGTCGTCATTGTCCGGGTTGTATAGATGCTGTCCTTTTTTAGCCAGAATTTCATCGTAAAACATGTTCTTTAGTTTTAAACGTTTACCACGACCACCGCCTCTGTTCAGTGCAATACTGACAATGAGCTCAAGCTCATCATCGCCAAGTGTGTCAGcgttatgggctcgacacacggggagcgacaaacgacagcgacgaatgggtcgcatcgccactggggtgaaaccgaacacacgggacgcgatagcgatgcgaatcgcgctcttgcATCACTCGCATCGCTTGTCTCCAAGAAATTTGATTGGCTATTAAATTGGAgggattttgacattttcaaagcagtctgtGTCAGATAATAAAGATGAAGTGTCACAAGATTTtactggaactgacagaaatcttgctgttaagtctcctctacaaaaaaaaaacaaccaaaaaaacctTGGATTCATCCAATATTACGGACAAGGAAACAGCATGGTGAATATCATCATTTGATGGCGGACCTCAAGGCTGATCCAGATAAATTCAGAGCCTAATTTCGCCTAAGCCCTGAACTTTTTGCCAAACTACTCACCATGGTAACCCCAAAAATAGAGAAGattcacacaaacatgaggGAACCCATCAGTCCTGAAGAACGGCTTGCTATCTGTCTGAggtatgtcattatttattatgtttaaGCCCATAATCATTTATGCAGAGTACTATCAGTTACATTTTAGCTCTATCTATATTTGTTCTGTGAATAATGACCACCACATATGACAAATGTAATTGTTTTATTGTACTTTACATACTGCACTTGAACCAAGAAGGCaacataatttaaaattcaATCAAAAGAACAGTGcaccatgtatttttttttaacaaaaataaattaacaagtaacattttttcttttgtctgcaATATAGAACAATTACAGGCTGTAAACTTAGTGTGCAAAAATGGGGAATTTCACTATGAAATATTTATATGAACTTTTTATGAACATAATAAACAGTTAATCACTATCATCAAGATAATTATTCTTCTCCAAACTCAAATTTATGGAGCACTCTGATTAATTCCATCTTGGCCTCAGATTTTTGGGCTCCCCTAAGTCGTCTGAGAATGGGCAAAAGGCTTTGTAAGTAGagctcatcttcatcttcagccGTATGTTGGATGTAGGCTCGAATATTATCCACCCTGCTGAGGATGGACTCCTCAAAGCTGGTTTGGTCAGGCCTTCTTCGTTTCCCTGGGTTGGTCTTTTCAGAAGATGCTTGTGGCATTTGCTGATATGACAGGTCAAAGCTGCTGGAATCACTAGTGGTATCACTGGCTGTTGTGTGCAATAGATCAGCAGCCCCATCATCTTCATCCTCGGTCACAGGCACCACGGTCAACGTTaccacctccccctcctccccctctggGTCATCTGCTTTCAGGTTTCCACTAGTATCACGCTCCTTTATATAAGGCTCTAGGAAGGACATAACGTGGAAGTACTTCCATATCCTCTGATCACCAGCTGCTGAGCcacttttcttatttttgagTGCTTTACGGGTCCTCATGAAAGTATCTCTGAGGTTTTTCCAGCGCTTTTTCACTTCTTCACCTGTGCAAATGAAGTCAAAATTAATCAATACCATACTTACATAAACACATTATGAACTTTGAAAAAGGTCATTTAGATTTAAgtcaataaatatttttgttactatATTACTGCTATTAATGgcatttttgtcatattttttatgcatttccTTCAGATTCCTTGCAACAGGAGATTCTTTTGCCACTATTGGATTCAACTACCGTCTGGGAAACTCAACAACTGGAAAAATTGTGGATGAAGTCTCACAAGCCATTTGGGATGTGCTACAACCTGAGTACATGCCAGAGCCAACAACAGATGACTGGAAGGCCATTGCAGAGGGTTTTAAAACAAGATGGAATTTTCCAAACTGCATTGGTGCGCTAGATGGGAAACATGTTGTGCTGCAAGCTCCTCCATCCTCAGGCTCCAAATATTTCAACTACAAAGGCTCCCATTCTATTGTCCTCTTAGCTGTAGTTGATGCTGACTACATATTTAGGGTCATTGATGTAGGAGGATATGGGAGGAACAGTGATGGGGGCATTCTGTCAGAGTCTCCTCTGGGGAAACGTTTGAGGGCAGGCACACTGGGCATACCTGAAGACACCACACTACAAGGTGCAGAGGACCTAGGGCCAATGCCACATGTACTTGTGGCAGATGAAGCTTTCCCCCTCCAACGGCACATCATGAGGCCATATCCAGGTAGACAGTTACAAAGAAAGGAGAGGTGCTTCAACTACCGCTTGTCTCGCGCCAGGAGAATAGTTGAGAATGCCTTTGGCATCCTTTCTACCCAGTGGTGAATGTATCGCCGTGTTCTGGGTATCTGCCCAAGAAAAGCTGATTCAGTCGTAAAGGCAACGTGCATTCTTCAGAATTACATGCGGCAAAATGGAGAAATGCAGAGAGAGATTTCACAGTTGCCAACCACTGACATCATGAGAGAAGCCGGTTTGGAGGCCATCACCCAGACTGGCTCAAACAACTCAAGCAAAGAGGCAGcttcaatcagaaaaaaatactgtgatTATTTCAACTCACCAGCTGGTGAGGTGCCATGGCAACATGAAATGGTATAGTTGGGTTAcaggcaccttttttttttctgttccctTGTACTGTATGGTGTTGAGGACTTTTCACCATTTTAAATTGCTATGTTGTACGTGAATTCACTGAAAATTAGTTCAGAAAAGTGACTCCACATTATTGGTTCATAGTTGTCCTTGTTATATGGTCACACAAGTTTAATATGTCTCACTGGCTATTGTTGTATAATGTACCTTACCAATGTAtgtagagttttttttgtttgtttaccgtattttccggagtataagtcgcactttttttcatagtttggctgggggtgcgacctatactccggagcgacgtatatgtgacagtTATAACAcgtgaaccaaaatactccagccacttgacatctccgtgaactgcagctttaaggcagtcttgcataacctgtgggcgcagtggatgatggatggagagcacagcttaacggcaactgggagaatgcgccacccaactttcctggaagtcattggatggatcaagaaaacatgggcttcagtgacaaaccatcctgttgggattcagaaaggctggaataattggaactgcagctgacgacgagtctgactaacgcgacacagaagaggaagcggcgcttcgtctacggagtgtacggagttgtttagaagtgacaccgaggatgaagaattcaatggattgatggtttggttaacttgttagtatgttctttatgctatggttatcggaagtatgttctttatgctatggttatcggaataacttaatgttacgttaacatactgtagcgattctcttagttagagagcgtgttgatgttgtgggatttcggactgttcgggaggttcgtgaaggcagcatggagagagagaaaaagaccgagagcttgcctgtgtgtgtgttgctgttccgctgttgtagttgtggttggcgtggctgtggcctacagcagccgtttttctgttaataaagacgacctttgttgtgaatatcgccgactttggaagtgtgtttacaacgttacaataccgaacacgtgttcgttgtgcgtcatgtagctgaatgtgctacgttagcataacgtaggtgtaaccgtgttcgtcctgttctttaatccattattattttaaattgccgttcaagatggaatttgtgctctgggtctcggattctatcaaccctcaaccccccccccccccaaaaaaagtgcgacttatagtccagtgcgacctatatatgtttttttcttctttattatgcattttttggctggtgcgacctatactccggagcgacgtatagtccgaaaaatacggtaccttTTACGAAgtataaatgaaataaacacatttttacattatacTTTTATACATGTTATTTTTCACTGTAAAAGTATTATGAATATTAGTAGTGACAGTAAATATTGATGTTATATATGGTAGGATATGCTAAAATGAGACTAATCTTAAAGTGGAGAAAACTTACCGGACAACTTCACCCTGTCGCCAACAAGTTCCCATGCAGCTGCCTTTTTATGCATATCTCTATAATCattgcgtgaagtgtcatacaATATTGGAAAGTCGGACACGGCTAAAATTATACTTTCCTCCATCTTTAACGttgttgcagactgcagcgtgtagcatactctccgctcattggtcagtcaatgaaaccttcgctgattggtttagtgccacgcgacagcgacagaagtagaacatttttcaactttgttgtgtcgcgtcgcctggtcgcgtgtgcacgtctacgtgtacgagctcgaaatttcacatgcacgaatgtcgccggtcgcttagctggaggagggcaagcgattgtcgcctcgtcgcacaagctccataggaaatgaatggagagcgagcgacgtcgctccccgtgtgtcgagcccttTACTTTGCATAACTGCGGCTATCTCATCAAGAAAAACATCGGGGTTATAATCGTTATCTGAATTTAACACAGCTTGTACATCGCTAGATAAGCTAGGCCCTCTTAAAACAACATTCAAAACACTAGATGGGGGAGCCCCGTCCACCGCACGATCGATAACATTACCTAGACATTCTCGCAGTATTGCAGGTGCTTGGCTGGGATTATCTAATCTTATGTTTCTGAAATCTATGGGCTGTCTGAATTCACGCCCATTAAAAACAGGTATGTCCCTAGCCATTCCACCGCTTTGCAAAGTACCACTCACATCAGAATGAATGGAATCCACACAGGCTGTGGTAACATCACTCCGCACACTGGTAACATCTATACACGGTCTATGACTGGAGGACGACGGTATCACGAGATGATCACCATCACCAGCCTGTATGTATGCATTATCAGCACAACCAACATTAGACATGCTATTGCTCATCAGAGACGGCGATTGAAACAACCAATCGTCATCGCAAAAATCAATCATGTATGGGGCTACTAGTATGTCACCCACATCATAGCTATGAGATGAGATGTTTGACACGCACAGAGCATTGGACTCGctagcagcaacagcaacagatAAACCAGACGGGCCTGCAGGATCACAAGACGTGTGTGGCCGATCGCAGTGTACGCCCCCACCGCTAGGGAGTGTGACAACTGCAGTAGCAGGAttgctaacattagcagcaCAAACAGTAGCATCAGCACTAGCACACGGCAGACCCGCATCGCATTGGGATGTAGCAGTAGCATTAGCGCTGATGGTTGTGCAGACATTACCAACAGCAGTAGCATCTGGTATGTaaaatgtgtgggtgtgtgaagaATGAttattgctgtctgtgttaACAGTTACAGCTTGTGTATTGCATGGTTCTGCCACTGGTTCAACACTGTCTGATAAAGAGGATGAGTTCATTACACTTCTTTTTAAACCATCACATGTTTTAACCATGTGATTActcaatatatttaaaatgtggagTTGTGTACGAAGTTTGTAATTATCGATATTCAAACTGCCAGaggatttaaattttttcttcGTGGGTTCCATTGATAATCTGAGATCAAGGAGCGGATGAAGCTTCTTGTGCCTCCTGACCTTGCAGTAATCTTATACTTACGGTCtctaaaatagtttttaaaatatCTACAACGGCTAGTTGTGTGTTTAAAATTTCTACAATGAattgtcttgtttcttttaattcagtAAGGTTTGTTTCTCTGGTACAATGCCTGGTTTTGATAGAGTTTAAAACAGATGATAACACTTCGGGATTACAAAGATTATTATGACTGGCGATTTCAGGAGCCGGGGTTGACGCTACCCATGCGTTGTAAGCTTCAATCAAATCCTGATCAGTTATGTCATGCACATTATTATCGGGACCCCTAACTCTCATACACTGGGGAGTTGTAGTACCGCAAAAAGAGGGACTGTTGTCACCTGAttcagatgagatggtttgttgtCCTGGTTCAGAGGAGTTGGTTTGTTGTCCTGATGGAATCTGCTCGACCACCTCGTCTTCGCTGAAAAGTTCACCGTTGTTCATGTTACTCCCGTCAGTCACCACGAGGACAAGTTCTTTATATACAGATGGTTTATTCCAAGCTCACCAACAGGATCACTCAGCGTTGCCATCGTGagaactaataaaataaaaattgtatttagaAACCTCACAATTCCTAAACAGTAACCATTAATTCCTTTCTTACACATTCAGCAAACTTCAATCATTTAGACATCATGTAACATGCCTTATAATAACACTATGACCAATATAAACCCAGTACATGTTAGGTTTACAGACATAAAATGCCTgtttcatcacatttacatgGAAACTCAAATTAACAGACACCTTGAACGCACCTCATTGCCTGCTGTAACCAAACGGGAGAAATACGATCAACTTCGGAGTTGCACTTCACTCTTCTCAATGAGCGGATCAAAAATTGGACTTGACACATAACTTCACCATAACAACTGACATGAGTCCTTTATATACTTAAGTCCTGTATGAAGATGGCGAGGAGATGCAGAAACCCACGCCCCCATAGTCCTTGTTGCTTGTGTCACACTCTAAAAAGTCCGCACTGAATGTTACTTCCGCTCCACTGAGTTCTGGACCAAACGCATTACTTAAAGGAACATTACAAATATTTGTTACAGACATACAAAGAAGAGCATTGAATAAATTCTGTCAGTAACACTCCCACCAAATCACCTGTGATTTTGCGTTAAATTGAACCATTGTGAATCATAACAAATCACATTTGAGATTAAAGAACAACTAGCGTGAAAAGTACGAAAGGTGTCAAGTGTGAAAGGTGTGAAAATGATTCATCCATCAGCTTCTAGTAAAGTTACTATCTTCTGAATGGGCCTCTCAAGATAGGTGGGTTTTGTGGTCCGCCTTCCCTTATTATCTAAAGTTGAATCGCTGATCAACAGCCTGATGCTTCTCACTTGTCCGTCCTTCCCTGGATACACATCCGTGATCCTTGCCATTTTCCACTGGTTACGTGGTGCAGAATCATCCTTAAGTAGCACAATATCGTTGACCTTTGCATTTCTTCTCACCTTGCTCCATTTTTGCCGGTTCTGAAGATTTAACAAATATTCCTTCTTCCACCGTGCCCAAAAGCTGTTGGCTAGGAACTGTACTCTGCGCCATCGTTTTTGAAGGTACAGATCTTCCTTGATAAACCTTCCAGGAGGGGGAGCAATAACGCTGGACTTCATAGTCAAGATGTGATTAGGCGTCAAAGGTTCTGGACCAGATGGATTGTGCAAATGTTCTGTTGTTAATGGCCTGCTGTTTACAATTGCCATAACCTCGTAGAGGAAAGTTCTTAAAGAACTGCTGTCAAGTCTTTTATCCGACTGGTCAAGGATGGATGAAAGGACATTACGTACCGTTCGTATTTGCCGTTCCCAAAGGCCACCTTGATGACTCGCAGATGGAGTATTCATAATGAACTCACATCCAAATTTTTTGAGTTTCTCTCCATCCATCTCCTTCATAGCTTCAGCAAACTCACGCCTTGCACCCATAAAGTTGCTGCCTTGATCACAGCGAAGTTGTCTGACACTTCCACGCAATGCAATAAATGAGCGCAGAGCATTGATCAATGCATCCGTTGTTAAGTCATTGAGCATCTCGATATGTATGGCTCTGGAGCACATGCATGTCAGTAAAAGTCCG from Archocentrus centrarchus isolate MPI-CPG fArcCen1 chromosome 7, fArcCen1, whole genome shotgun sequence encodes:
- the LOC115782523 gene encoding uncharacterized protein LOC115782523 yields the protein MNNGELFSEDEVVEQIPSGQQTNSSEPGQQTISSESGEEVKKRWKNLRDTFMRTRKALKNKKSGSAAGDQRIWKYFHVMSFLEPYIKERDTSGNLKADDPEGEEGEVVTLTVVPVTEDEDDGAADLLHTTASDTTSDSSSFDLSYQQMPQASSEKTNPGKRRRPDQTSFEESILSRVDNIRAYIQHTAEDEDELYLQSLLPILRRLRGAQKSEAKMELIRVLHKFEFGEE